In Sander lucioperca isolate FBNREF2018 chromosome 21, SLUC_FBN_1.2, whole genome shotgun sequence, the following proteins share a genomic window:
- the srebf1 gene encoding sterol regulatory element-binding protein 1 isoform X4, with translation MNGLSFDDPSLDNLDPTLSLNDPSDIDTALLNDIDDMLQLISNQDMEFGGLFDNPPYTVPPPTQELPGLTQSITSPAPPTTTTTPPPSSSSSILSSSPHLDALLGPPITRSSSTPDKAFQPPTFQQSPLAQVPNSTQRQQQQPASPQQAQSLKQPQVEQPQPILSPSSPAQAASPHGSPAPNPVFSSMPQALFTSPAPQPQPQLQLQPQLQPQSQSQPVQTNYSNHISYTTASVSQPTAILSSSPPNVQPVTIQAQLPGLTTTSPLLATSASPPVQTIAPHIQQVPVLLQPQFIKAESLLLTTLKHDPCMVTTMASSLATTTPVQSTSLQAFMGGGTILTTVPVMVDTDKLPINRIAISGKPVGLPHKGEKRTAHNAIEKRYRSSINDKILELKDLVAGTEAKLNKSAVLKKAIDYIRYLQQTNQKLKQENMAFKMAAQKNKSLKDLVAMEVDGPADVKNELPTPPASDVGSPSSFSHCSSDSESDSPMGEDTKPSVGMLDRSAAGGSAGGMLDRSRMALCTFTFLFLSLNPLAALLCSSGSSSVGSPSATATHHAGRSVLGVDIAADSWGWMDWMLPTILVWLLNGILVSGVLIRLLVYGEPVTRPHSGSSVLFWRHRKQADLDLARGDFAQASQNLWTCLKALGRPLPISQLDLACSALWSLLRFCLQRLWVGRWLAARAGGLRSDRPLKEDACKSSRDASLVYHRLHQLHMTGKLNGSHLSAVHMALSAVNLAECAGSCLPVASLAEVYVSAALRVKASMPRILHFTSRVFLSSARQACLSSSGSVPPAMQWLCHPLGHRFFVDGDWAIRSTPKESIYSQAGNTVDPLAQVTQAFREHLLEKALYCVAQPHGEKSPSQGEGEYADALEYLQLLISASDAAGATSQSFAIGSNMATVTGCDPHSKWWSSVTVVIINWLQGDDAAAERLYPTVEHLPRSLQNAESLLPKACLNTFRAVRALLSKPENCQLSLSYSDKASALLRDSLNLGPHCHSSSLDKVVQLLLCDLLLVMRTNVWRLQQQGAGPAGSGLVSSSGPPGVHQASPPELQGFQQDLSSLRKLAHSFRPAMRRLFLHEATARLMAGASPTRTHQLLDRSLRRRATPGAKTEECETRPGQREQAEAVMLACRYLPPSFLSAPGQRVGMLADAARTLEKLGDKRTLHDCQQMIIKLGSGTTVTNS, from the exons ATGAACGGCCTGTCTTTTGACGATCCTTCGTTGGATAATCTGGATCCAACACTGTCGCTTAATGACCCCAGCGATATTGACACGGCCCTCTTAAACGACATTGATG ACATGCTACAGCTCATCAGCAACCAGGACATGGAGTTTGGAGGACTGTTTGATAACCCTCCATACACAGTGCCTCCTCCCACCCAAGAGCTTCCTGGTTTGACCCAGTCCATCACTTCACCTGCCCCTCCAACCACCACTACCACACCTCCAccttcatcttcctcttccaTCCTAAGCAGTAGCCCCCACCTGGATGCGCTCCTGGGCCCACCCATCACCCGTAGTTCCTCCACGCCAGACAAGGCCTTCCAGCCTCCCACCTTCCAGCAGTCCCCCCTGGCCCAGGTGCCCAACTCCACACAGaggcaacagcagcagccagcCTCCCCGCAGCAGGCTCAGAGCCTCAAACAGCCCCAGGTGGAGCAGCCCCAACCCATTCTCAGCCCGTCCTCCCCCGCCCAGGCAGCTTCACCTCATGGCTCGCCAGCACCGAACCCAGTTTTTAGCTCCATGCCCCAGGCCCTCTTCACCTCGCCTGCACCTCAGCCTCAGCctcagctgcagctgcagccaCAACTTCAGCCCCAGTCTCAGTCACAACCGGTCCAGACCAACTACAGCAACCATATCAGCTACACAA CTGCCAGTGTGAGCCAACCCACAGCCATCTTGTCATCATCACCTCCAAATGTTCAGCCAGTGACCATCCAGGCTCAGCTCCCAGGGCTGACCACCACTTCTCCTCTCCTGGCCACGTCAGCGAGCCCACCAGTTCAAACGATTGCACCCCACATACAGCAAGTACCT GTGTTGCTGCAACCCCAGTTCATCAAGGCTGAGTCTCTGCTGCTGACCACTCTGAAGCACGATCCCTGCATGGTCACTACTATGGCCTCATCCCTGGCCACCACCACCCCAGTACAGAGCACTTCACTGCAG GCCTTTATGGGCGGTGGCACCATCCTGACCACGGTGCCTGTCATGGTGGACACTGATAAGCTGCCTATCAACCGCATCGCCATCAGCGGTAAGCCAGTGGGCCTGCCACACAAGGGAGAGAAGCGCACAGCCCACAACGCCATCGAGAAGCGCTACCGCTCCTCAATTAATGACAAAATCCTCGAGCTCAAAGATCTGGTGGCTGGTACTGAGGCCAAG CTCAACAAGTCTGCAGTGCTGAAGAAAGCCATCGACTACATCCGTTACCTTCAGCAGACCAACCAGAAACTCAAACAGGAGAACATGGCTTTTAAAATGGCAGCCCAGAAAAACA AGTCTCTCAAGGACCTGGTTGCCATGGAAGTGGATGGACCGGCTGATGTGAAGAACGAGCTGCCCACCCCGCCAGCCTCTGACGTGGGCTCCCCCAGCTCTTTCTCACACTGTAGCAGTGACTCAGAGTCTGACAGTCCGATGGGGGAGGACACTAAG CCTAGTGTTGGCATGTTAGACAGATCGGCAGCAGGAGGCAGTGCTGGCGGCATGTTGGACCGTTCCCGCATGGCTTTGTGCACgttcaccttcctcttcctctccctcaacCCTCTGGCCGCGCTGCTCTGCTCATCTGGCAGCAGCTCAGTTGGAAGCCCCTCAGCCACTGCCACCCATCACGCAGGAAGAAGCGTCCTGGGTGTGGATATCGCAG CGGACTCATGGGGCTGGATGGACTGGATGCTGCCAACTATACTGGTGTGGCTACTGAACGGTATTCTGGTGTCAGGGGTTCTGATCCGACTGTTGGTGTATGGAGAGCCTGTTACCAGACCTCACTCTGGATCCTCTGTCTTGTTCTGGAGGCACCGCAAGCAGGCTGACCTGGACCTAGCTAGA GGAGATTTTGCCCAGGCCAGTCAGAACCTATGGACCTGTCTGAAGGCTCTAGGTCGTCCTTTGCCTATCTCTCAGTTGGACCTAGCCTGTTCTGCACTCTGGTCCCTGCTAAGATTCTGCCTCCAGCGCCTTTGGGTGGGccgctggctggctgccagggCTGGGGGCCTGCGATCTGACCGCCCCCTGAAGGAGGACGCCTGCAAAAGCAGCCGTGACGCCTCCCTTGTTTACCACCGTCTGCACCAGCTTCACATGACAG GTAAGCTGAATGGTAGCCATCTGTCAGCAGTGCACATGGCTCTAAGTGCGGTAAACCTGGCAGAGTGTGCTGGCTCCTGTCTGCCTGTAGCCAGTCTGGCTGAGGTCTACGTCTCTGCAGCTCTACGGGTCAAAGCCAGCATGCCAAGGATCCTACATTTTACCTCT CGTGTGTTCCTGAGCAGTGCCCGTCAGGCGTGCCTGTCGTCCAGTGGCAGTGTGCCTCCAGCTATGCAGTGGCTGTGTCACCCACTAGGTCACCGCTTCTTTGTGGATGGGGATTGGGCTATTCGCAGCACTCCCAAAGAAAGCATCTACAGCCAGGCTGGCAATACTG TGGATCCTCTGGCCCAGGTGACTCAGGCATTCAGGGAACACCTCCTGGAGAAAGCTCTTTACTGTGTAGCCCAGCCTCATGGAGAGAAAAGCCCCAGTCAGGGAGAGGg GGAGTATGCTGATGCCCTGGAGTACCTCCAGCTGTTGATTAGTGCGTCAGATGCAGCTGGTGCCACCTCCCAGTCCTTTGCTATTGGCTCCAACATGGCCACTGTAACTG GCTGTGACCCCCACTCAAAGTGGTGGTCCTCAGTTACCGTGGTGATCATCAACTGGCTCCAAGGAGATGACGCCGCGGCGGAGAGACTGTATCCGACTGTTGAGCACCTACCCCGCAGTCTGCAGAACGCAGA GAGTCTTCTGCCCAAGGCGTGTCTGAACACATTCAGGGCGGTGCGGGCTCTGCTGTCCAAGCCTGAAAACTGCCAGCTGAGTCTGAGCTACAGCGACAAGGCCAGTGCCCTGCTCCGAGACAGCCTCAACCTAGGACCACACTGTCACAGCTCCAGTTTAGACAAG GTTGTCCAGTTGCTCTTGTGCGATCTCTTATTGGTGATGAGGACCAACGTGTGgcgcctgcagcagcagggggcCGGTCCTGCCGGGTCAGGGTTGGTGAGTAGCAGCGGCCCCCCAGGGGTCCACCAGGCCTCCCCGCCGGAGCTCCAAGGCTTTCAGCAGGATCTCAGCTCCCTACGCAAGCTGGCACACAGCTTCAGGCCTGCAATGCGAAGA TTGTTTCTTCATGAAGCCACTGCCAGGCTGATGGCAGGGGCCAGTCCCACCCGCACACATCAGCTCCTGGATCGCTCACTGCGACGCAGGGCAACGCCCGGAGCcaagacag aGGAGTGTGAGACGCGGCCAGGCCAGCGGGAGCAGGCAGAGGCTGTGATGCTGGCGTGCCGctaccttcctccctcctttctgTCTGCTCCCGGCCAAAGGGTGGGCATGCTGGCGGATGCCGCCCGCACCCTGGAGAAGCTGGGAGACAAGAGGACCCTCCACGACTGCCAGCAAATGATCATCAAGCTTGGCAGCGGCACCACCGTAACCAACAGCTAG
- the srebf1 gene encoding sterol regulatory element-binding protein 1 isoform X2, translating into MNGLSFDDPSLDNLDPTLSLNDPSDIDTALLNDIDDMLQLISNQDMEFGGLFDNPPYTVPPPTQELPGLTQSITSPAPPTTTTTPPPSSSSSILSSSPHLDALLGPPITRSSSTPDKAFQPPTFQQSPLAQVPNSTQRQQQQPASPQQAQSLKQPQVEQPQPILSPSSPAQAASPHGSPAPNPVFSSMPQALFTSPAPQPQPQLQLQPQLQPQSQSQPVQTNYSNHISYTTASVSQPTAILSSSPPNVQPVTIQAQLPGLTTTSPLLATSASPPVQTIAPHIQQVPVLLQPQFIKAESLLLTTLKHDPCMVTTMASSLATTTPVQSTSLQAFMGGGTILTTVPVMVDTDKLPINRIAISGKPVGLPHKGEKRTAHNAIEKRYRSSINDKILELKDLVAGTEAKLNKSAVLKKAIDYIRYLQQTNQKLKQENMAFKMAAQKNKSLKDLVAMEVDGPADVKNELPTPPASDVGSPSSFSHCSSDSESDSPMGEDTKPSVGMLDRSAAGGSAGGMLDRSRMALCTFTFLFLSLNPLAALLCSSGSSSVGSPSATATHHAGRSVLGVDIAADSWGWMDWMLPTILVWLLNGILVSGVLIRLLVYGEPVTRPHSGSSVLFWRHRKQADLDLARGDFAQASQNLWTCLKALGRPLPISQLDLACSALWSLLRFCLQRLWVGRWLAARAGGLRSDRPLKEDACKSSRDASLVYHRLHQLHMTGKLNGSHLSAVHMALSAVNLAECAGSCLPVASLAEVYVSAALRVKASMPRILHFTSRVFLSSARQACLSSSGSVPPAMQWLCHPLGHRFFVDGDWAIRSTPKESIYSQAGNTGSVGTLTVDPLAQVTQAFREHLLEKALYCVAQPHGEKSPSQGEGEYADALEYLQLLISASDAAGATSQSFAIGSNMATVTGCDPHSKWWSSVTVVIINWLQGDDAAAERLYPTVEHLPRSLQNAESLLPKACLNTFRAVRALLSKPENCQLSLSYSDKASALLRDSLNLGPHCHSSSLDKVVQLLLCDLLLVMRTNVWRLQQQGAGPAGSGLVSSSGPPGVHQASPPELQGFQQDLSSLRKLAHSFRPAMRRLFLHEATARLMAGASPTRTHQLLDRSLRRRATPGAKTEECETRPGQREQAEAVMLACRYLPPSFLSAPGQRVGMLADAARTLEKLGDKRTLHDCQQMIIKLGSGTTVTNS; encoded by the exons ATGAACGGCCTGTCTTTTGACGATCCTTCGTTGGATAATCTGGATCCAACACTGTCGCTTAATGACCCCAGCGATATTGACACGGCCCTCTTAAACGACATTGATG ACATGCTACAGCTCATCAGCAACCAGGACATGGAGTTTGGAGGACTGTTTGATAACCCTCCATACACAGTGCCTCCTCCCACCCAAGAGCTTCCTGGTTTGACCCAGTCCATCACTTCACCTGCCCCTCCAACCACCACTACCACACCTCCAccttcatcttcctcttccaTCCTAAGCAGTAGCCCCCACCTGGATGCGCTCCTGGGCCCACCCATCACCCGTAGTTCCTCCACGCCAGACAAGGCCTTCCAGCCTCCCACCTTCCAGCAGTCCCCCCTGGCCCAGGTGCCCAACTCCACACAGaggcaacagcagcagccagcCTCCCCGCAGCAGGCTCAGAGCCTCAAACAGCCCCAGGTGGAGCAGCCCCAACCCATTCTCAGCCCGTCCTCCCCCGCCCAGGCAGCTTCACCTCATGGCTCGCCAGCACCGAACCCAGTTTTTAGCTCCATGCCCCAGGCCCTCTTCACCTCGCCTGCACCTCAGCCTCAGCctcagctgcagctgcagccaCAACTTCAGCCCCAGTCTCAGTCACAACCGGTCCAGACCAACTACAGCAACCATATCAGCTACACAA CTGCCAGTGTGAGCCAACCCACAGCCATCTTGTCATCATCACCTCCAAATGTTCAGCCAGTGACCATCCAGGCTCAGCTCCCAGGGCTGACCACCACTTCTCCTCTCCTGGCCACGTCAGCGAGCCCACCAGTTCAAACGATTGCACCCCACATACAGCAAGTACCT GTGTTGCTGCAACCCCAGTTCATCAAGGCTGAGTCTCTGCTGCTGACCACTCTGAAGCACGATCCCTGCATGGTCACTACTATGGCCTCATCCCTGGCCACCACCACCCCAGTACAGAGCACTTCACTGCAG GCCTTTATGGGCGGTGGCACCATCCTGACCACGGTGCCTGTCATGGTGGACACTGATAAGCTGCCTATCAACCGCATCGCCATCAGCGGTAAGCCAGTGGGCCTGCCACACAAGGGAGAGAAGCGCACAGCCCACAACGCCATCGAGAAGCGCTACCGCTCCTCAATTAATGACAAAATCCTCGAGCTCAAAGATCTGGTGGCTGGTACTGAGGCCAAG CTCAACAAGTCTGCAGTGCTGAAGAAAGCCATCGACTACATCCGTTACCTTCAGCAGACCAACCAGAAACTCAAACAGGAGAACATGGCTTTTAAAATGGCAGCCCAGAAAAACA AGTCTCTCAAGGACCTGGTTGCCATGGAAGTGGATGGACCGGCTGATGTGAAGAACGAGCTGCCCACCCCGCCAGCCTCTGACGTGGGCTCCCCCAGCTCTTTCTCACACTGTAGCAGTGACTCAGAGTCTGACAGTCCGATGGGGGAGGACACTAAG CCTAGTGTTGGCATGTTAGACAGATCGGCAGCAGGAGGCAGTGCTGGCGGCATGTTGGACCGTTCCCGCATGGCTTTGTGCACgttcaccttcctcttcctctccctcaacCCTCTGGCCGCGCTGCTCTGCTCATCTGGCAGCAGCTCAGTTGGAAGCCCCTCAGCCACTGCCACCCATCACGCAGGAAGAAGCGTCCTGGGTGTGGATATCGCAG CGGACTCATGGGGCTGGATGGACTGGATGCTGCCAACTATACTGGTGTGGCTACTGAACGGTATTCTGGTGTCAGGGGTTCTGATCCGACTGTTGGTGTATGGAGAGCCTGTTACCAGACCTCACTCTGGATCCTCTGTCTTGTTCTGGAGGCACCGCAAGCAGGCTGACCTGGACCTAGCTAGA GGAGATTTTGCCCAGGCCAGTCAGAACCTATGGACCTGTCTGAAGGCTCTAGGTCGTCCTTTGCCTATCTCTCAGTTGGACCTAGCCTGTTCTGCACTCTGGTCCCTGCTAAGATTCTGCCTCCAGCGCCTTTGGGTGGGccgctggctggctgccagggCTGGGGGCCTGCGATCTGACCGCCCCCTGAAGGAGGACGCCTGCAAAAGCAGCCGTGACGCCTCCCTTGTTTACCACCGTCTGCACCAGCTTCACATGACAG GTAAGCTGAATGGTAGCCATCTGTCAGCAGTGCACATGGCTCTAAGTGCGGTAAACCTGGCAGAGTGTGCTGGCTCCTGTCTGCCTGTAGCCAGTCTGGCTGAGGTCTACGTCTCTGCAGCTCTACGGGTCAAAGCCAGCATGCCAAGGATCCTACATTTTACCTCT CGTGTGTTCCTGAGCAGTGCCCGTCAGGCGTGCCTGTCGTCCAGTGGCAGTGTGCCTCCAGCTATGCAGTGGCTGTGTCACCCACTAGGTCACCGCTTCTTTGTGGATGGGGATTGGGCTATTCGCAGCACTCCCAAAGAAAGCATCTACAGCCAGGCTGGCAATACTG GGTCTGTTGGTACTCTTACAGTGGATCCTCTGGCCCAGGTGACTCAGGCATTCAGGGAACACCTCCTGGAGAAAGCTCTTTACTGTGTAGCCCAGCCTCATGGAGAGAAAAGCCCCAGTCAGGGAGAGGg GGAGTATGCTGATGCCCTGGAGTACCTCCAGCTGTTGATTAGTGCGTCAGATGCAGCTGGTGCCACCTCCCAGTCCTTTGCTATTGGCTCCAACATGGCCACTGTAACTG GCTGTGACCCCCACTCAAAGTGGTGGTCCTCAGTTACCGTGGTGATCATCAACTGGCTCCAAGGAGATGACGCCGCGGCGGAGAGACTGTATCCGACTGTTGAGCACCTACCCCGCAGTCTGCAGAACGCAGA GAGTCTTCTGCCCAAGGCGTGTCTGAACACATTCAGGGCGGTGCGGGCTCTGCTGTCCAAGCCTGAAAACTGCCAGCTGAGTCTGAGCTACAGCGACAAGGCCAGTGCCCTGCTCCGAGACAGCCTCAACCTAGGACCACACTGTCACAGCTCCAGTTTAGACAAG GTTGTCCAGTTGCTCTTGTGCGATCTCTTATTGGTGATGAGGACCAACGTGTGgcgcctgcagcagcagggggcCGGTCCTGCCGGGTCAGGGTTGGTGAGTAGCAGCGGCCCCCCAGGGGTCCACCAGGCCTCCCCGCCGGAGCTCCAAGGCTTTCAGCAGGATCTCAGCTCCCTACGCAAGCTGGCACACAGCTTCAGGCCTGCAATGCGAAGA TTGTTTCTTCATGAAGCCACTGCCAGGCTGATGGCAGGGGCCAGTCCCACCCGCACACATCAGCTCCTGGATCGCTCACTGCGACGCAGGGCAACGCCCGGAGCcaagacag aGGAGTGTGAGACGCGGCCAGGCCAGCGGGAGCAGGCAGAGGCTGTGATGCTGGCGTGCCGctaccttcctccctcctttctgTCTGCTCCCGGCCAAAGGGTGGGCATGCTGGCGGATGCCGCCCGCACCCTGGAGAAGCTGGGAGACAAGAGGACCCTCCACGACTGCCAGCAAATGATCATCAAGCTTGGCAGCGGCACCACCGTAACCAACAGCTAG
- the srebf1 gene encoding sterol regulatory element-binding protein 1 isoform X1 has product MNGLSFDDPSLDNLDPTLSLNDPSDIDTALLNDIDDMLQLISNQDMEFGGLFDNPPYTVPPPTQELPGLTQSITSPAPPTTTTTPPPSSSSSILSSSPHLDALLGPPITRSSSTPDKAFQPPTFQQSPLAQVPNSTQRQQQQPASPQQAQSLKQPQVEQPQPILSPSSPAQAASPHGSPAPNPVFSSMPQALFTSPAPQPQPQLQLQPQLQPQSQSQPVQTNYSNHISYTTASVSQPTAILSSSPPNVQPVTIQAQLPGLTTTSPLLATSASPPVQTIAPHIQQVPVLLQPQFIKAESLLLTTLKHDPCMVTTMASSLATTTPVQSTSLQAFMGGGTILTTVPVMVDTDKLPINRIAISGKPVGLPHKGEKRTAHNAIEKRYRSSINDKILELKDLVAGTEAKLNKSAVLKKAIDYIRYLQQTNQKLKQENMAFKMAAQKNKSLKDLVAMEVDGPADVKNELPTPPASDVGSPSSFSHCSSDSESDSPMGEDTKQPSVGMLDRSAAGGSAGGMLDRSRMALCTFTFLFLSLNPLAALLCSSGSSSVGSPSATATHHAGRSVLGVDIAADSWGWMDWMLPTILVWLLNGILVSGVLIRLLVYGEPVTRPHSGSSVLFWRHRKQADLDLARGDFAQASQNLWTCLKALGRPLPISQLDLACSALWSLLRFCLQRLWVGRWLAARAGGLRSDRPLKEDACKSSRDASLVYHRLHQLHMTGKLNGSHLSAVHMALSAVNLAECAGSCLPVASLAEVYVSAALRVKASMPRILHFTSRVFLSSARQACLSSSGSVPPAMQWLCHPLGHRFFVDGDWAIRSTPKESIYSQAGNTGSVGTLTVDPLAQVTQAFREHLLEKALYCVAQPHGEKSPSQGEGEYADALEYLQLLISASDAAGATSQSFAIGSNMATVTGCDPHSKWWSSVTVVIINWLQGDDAAAERLYPTVEHLPRSLQNAESLLPKACLNTFRAVRALLSKPENCQLSLSYSDKASALLRDSLNLGPHCHSSSLDKVVQLLLCDLLLVMRTNVWRLQQQGAGPAGSGLVSSSGPPGVHQASPPELQGFQQDLSSLRKLAHSFRPAMRRLFLHEATARLMAGASPTRTHQLLDRSLRRRATPGAKTEECETRPGQREQAEAVMLACRYLPPSFLSAPGQRVGMLADAARTLEKLGDKRTLHDCQQMIIKLGSGTTVTNS; this is encoded by the exons ATGAACGGCCTGTCTTTTGACGATCCTTCGTTGGATAATCTGGATCCAACACTGTCGCTTAATGACCCCAGCGATATTGACACGGCCCTCTTAAACGACATTGATG ACATGCTACAGCTCATCAGCAACCAGGACATGGAGTTTGGAGGACTGTTTGATAACCCTCCATACACAGTGCCTCCTCCCACCCAAGAGCTTCCTGGTTTGACCCAGTCCATCACTTCACCTGCCCCTCCAACCACCACTACCACACCTCCAccttcatcttcctcttccaTCCTAAGCAGTAGCCCCCACCTGGATGCGCTCCTGGGCCCACCCATCACCCGTAGTTCCTCCACGCCAGACAAGGCCTTCCAGCCTCCCACCTTCCAGCAGTCCCCCCTGGCCCAGGTGCCCAACTCCACACAGaggcaacagcagcagccagcCTCCCCGCAGCAGGCTCAGAGCCTCAAACAGCCCCAGGTGGAGCAGCCCCAACCCATTCTCAGCCCGTCCTCCCCCGCCCAGGCAGCTTCACCTCATGGCTCGCCAGCACCGAACCCAGTTTTTAGCTCCATGCCCCAGGCCCTCTTCACCTCGCCTGCACCTCAGCCTCAGCctcagctgcagctgcagccaCAACTTCAGCCCCAGTCTCAGTCACAACCGGTCCAGACCAACTACAGCAACCATATCAGCTACACAA CTGCCAGTGTGAGCCAACCCACAGCCATCTTGTCATCATCACCTCCAAATGTTCAGCCAGTGACCATCCAGGCTCAGCTCCCAGGGCTGACCACCACTTCTCCTCTCCTGGCCACGTCAGCGAGCCCACCAGTTCAAACGATTGCACCCCACATACAGCAAGTACCT GTGTTGCTGCAACCCCAGTTCATCAAGGCTGAGTCTCTGCTGCTGACCACTCTGAAGCACGATCCCTGCATGGTCACTACTATGGCCTCATCCCTGGCCACCACCACCCCAGTACAGAGCACTTCACTGCAG GCCTTTATGGGCGGTGGCACCATCCTGACCACGGTGCCTGTCATGGTGGACACTGATAAGCTGCCTATCAACCGCATCGCCATCAGCGGTAAGCCAGTGGGCCTGCCACACAAGGGAGAGAAGCGCACAGCCCACAACGCCATCGAGAAGCGCTACCGCTCCTCAATTAATGACAAAATCCTCGAGCTCAAAGATCTGGTGGCTGGTACTGAGGCCAAG CTCAACAAGTCTGCAGTGCTGAAGAAAGCCATCGACTACATCCGTTACCTTCAGCAGACCAACCAGAAACTCAAACAGGAGAACATGGCTTTTAAAATGGCAGCCCAGAAAAACA AGTCTCTCAAGGACCTGGTTGCCATGGAAGTGGATGGACCGGCTGATGTGAAGAACGAGCTGCCCACCCCGCCAGCCTCTGACGTGGGCTCCCCCAGCTCTTTCTCACACTGTAGCAGTGACTCAGAGTCTGACAGTCCGATGGGGGAGGACACTAAG CAGCCTAGTGTTGGCATGTTAGACAGATCGGCAGCAGGAGGCAGTGCTGGCGGCATGTTGGACCGTTCCCGCATGGCTTTGTGCACgttcaccttcctcttcctctccctcaacCCTCTGGCCGCGCTGCTCTGCTCATCTGGCAGCAGCTCAGTTGGAAGCCCCTCAGCCACTGCCACCCATCACGCAGGAAGAAGCGTCCTGGGTGTGGATATCGCAG CGGACTCATGGGGCTGGATGGACTGGATGCTGCCAACTATACTGGTGTGGCTACTGAACGGTATTCTGGTGTCAGGGGTTCTGATCCGACTGTTGGTGTATGGAGAGCCTGTTACCAGACCTCACTCTGGATCCTCTGTCTTGTTCTGGAGGCACCGCAAGCAGGCTGACCTGGACCTAGCTAGA GGAGATTTTGCCCAGGCCAGTCAGAACCTATGGACCTGTCTGAAGGCTCTAGGTCGTCCTTTGCCTATCTCTCAGTTGGACCTAGCCTGTTCTGCACTCTGGTCCCTGCTAAGATTCTGCCTCCAGCGCCTTTGGGTGGGccgctggctggctgccagggCTGGGGGCCTGCGATCTGACCGCCCCCTGAAGGAGGACGCCTGCAAAAGCAGCCGTGACGCCTCCCTTGTTTACCACCGTCTGCACCAGCTTCACATGACAG GTAAGCTGAATGGTAGCCATCTGTCAGCAGTGCACATGGCTCTAAGTGCGGTAAACCTGGCAGAGTGTGCTGGCTCCTGTCTGCCTGTAGCCAGTCTGGCTGAGGTCTACGTCTCTGCAGCTCTACGGGTCAAAGCCAGCATGCCAAGGATCCTACATTTTACCTCT CGTGTGTTCCTGAGCAGTGCCCGTCAGGCGTGCCTGTCGTCCAGTGGCAGTGTGCCTCCAGCTATGCAGTGGCTGTGTCACCCACTAGGTCACCGCTTCTTTGTGGATGGGGATTGGGCTATTCGCAGCACTCCCAAAGAAAGCATCTACAGCCAGGCTGGCAATACTG GGTCTGTTGGTACTCTTACAGTGGATCCTCTGGCCCAGGTGACTCAGGCATTCAGGGAACACCTCCTGGAGAAAGCTCTTTACTGTGTAGCCCAGCCTCATGGAGAGAAAAGCCCCAGTCAGGGAGAGGg GGAGTATGCTGATGCCCTGGAGTACCTCCAGCTGTTGATTAGTGCGTCAGATGCAGCTGGTGCCACCTCCCAGTCCTTTGCTATTGGCTCCAACATGGCCACTGTAACTG GCTGTGACCCCCACTCAAAGTGGTGGTCCTCAGTTACCGTGGTGATCATCAACTGGCTCCAAGGAGATGACGCCGCGGCGGAGAGACTGTATCCGACTGTTGAGCACCTACCCCGCAGTCTGCAGAACGCAGA GAGTCTTCTGCCCAAGGCGTGTCTGAACACATTCAGGGCGGTGCGGGCTCTGCTGTCCAAGCCTGAAAACTGCCAGCTGAGTCTGAGCTACAGCGACAAGGCCAGTGCCCTGCTCCGAGACAGCCTCAACCTAGGACCACACTGTCACAGCTCCAGTTTAGACAAG GTTGTCCAGTTGCTCTTGTGCGATCTCTTATTGGTGATGAGGACCAACGTGTGgcgcctgcagcagcagggggcCGGTCCTGCCGGGTCAGGGTTGGTGAGTAGCAGCGGCCCCCCAGGGGTCCACCAGGCCTCCCCGCCGGAGCTCCAAGGCTTTCAGCAGGATCTCAGCTCCCTACGCAAGCTGGCACACAGCTTCAGGCCTGCAATGCGAAGA TTGTTTCTTCATGAAGCCACTGCCAGGCTGATGGCAGGGGCCAGTCCCACCCGCACACATCAGCTCCTGGATCGCTCACTGCGACGCAGGGCAACGCCCGGAGCcaagacag aGGAGTGTGAGACGCGGCCAGGCCAGCGGGAGCAGGCAGAGGCTGTGATGCTGGCGTGCCGctaccttcctccctcctttctgTCTGCTCCCGGCCAAAGGGTGGGCATGCTGGCGGATGCCGCCCGCACCCTGGAGAAGCTGGGAGACAAGAGGACCCTCCACGACTGCCAGCAAATGATCATCAAGCTTGGCAGCGGCACCACCGTAACCAACAGCTAG